ctcaacaatgataacatagtagaatcatatgatcatcccttaacatgcaacaaagaatcactccaaagttcctattagcgGAGAACATAGGAAAAGGTTGTTGTAGGGAGCGAACCACCTTAaaattattctttccgatcaatcttttgagttgttcctataagtgtcacaaacaaccctagagttcgtaataAAATGACAccattgatacatatcaatcaaccctaatgtcacctatataCTCCAATGTCACTTCAAGGATCCGTGGAttaattatacgatatgcatcaaacaatttcagattcatcatattcaatccaacacaaagaacttcaaagagtatccccaagatttctatcagagaacgtagtatgaaaacgtgcaatcaacaactatgtatagatccccaaggtcaccggaatccgcaagttgatgccataacatatatcaagttaatcaatagaataccccaatgtcactacgagtAACagtatgcaagacatacatcaagtgttctcaccaatattcaatccaacataatgagatatCAAAgagaaagattgaattcatcacaacaagatagcaagggaagaacaccatatgatccaagtatattaacaaagcccgtgatacatcaagatcgtgtcatCTGAAGAACACAAGGAATTTTtttatagaaatcttggggtactctttgatgttctttgtgtttgattgaataggatgaatttgaaattgtttgatgcatttcGAATAAgtaacccacagatacttgaggtgacattgacgtatctaggtgacattagggttgattgatgtgtatcatatgatgttaatttagtatgaactctagggttgtttgtaacACCTATAGGAATAACTCAATGGGTTGAttggaaaggataactttgaggtggttctactacctacaaaaatttcatcttatgttctcctctATTtacgaactttggagtgattgttTGTTCAATGTTGAGGGATGgttatatgattctattatgttagcattgttgagagattgcactagtgaaattgCAACacagtttatgctcacttttattcCTTTTTTTGACTGAATCACTCACTTTtattacttgctaccttgttgttttatattttcatattacaaaagctTATATCTGTTATCCATActatacttgtatcaccatctcttcgccgaactagcgcATCTAAATAATTTACCATtgcattgggtgtgttggggacataagagattTTCTGTATTTGATTACATGGTTATTTGAGAGAGacaatcttcatcctacacctgtcacggattgataaaccttaggttatcCACTCGAGGGAAAATTGCCGTTGTCTTATAAAACTCTGTACTTGCAGGCCCGACAACATTTATAAggataaagttgcgtagtagacatcaactggCCAGCTTGGGAGTGGTTCTCCGCGTCGGCTATCTCACATAGTGTGACGCCGGAGCAGGAAAGGGCCTACCTACTGCATTGGAAGTCGCACCATCTGGCGGAGGAGCGTGCAGATGCCAAGTGGCAGATGGAGCTGGAGCGCCGCTGGGcgcgtggggaggaggaggagcgcgtctGACGGCCTGCGCTACCACCACATGACGTTGCTCGTGCTTGGGAGGCGACGCTCCCCTGGGCTGGTCCGACACCGGAGCTCATCGATCCCACCGGTCCAAGGGAGGACAACGAGGTCTAAGACAACGCGCGGGGCGCCGACTTTTTTAATGGTTAATTATGTTTTAATTAATTTTATGTAGACTTGGACCGGCGTTTGACTGGTGTTTTAATGTTTATTATCGTTGTTTTTATGATTTTCTGCTTTGTAGTCTGTGTTAAAAATTTGCGCTCGGGCCTGTATTGATGTACGCGTCaatcaaaataaaaaagggaATATCATTGTTTGTTGGCTAATTCAAACAAATAAAAAACGGATCGAAGCATTGGATTTgctcgttggagttgctcttaaagcatctccaacagctgCGCTTCGCGTCGCGCCTAAAAAATTTATTTGCCGCGCGTACTTCGGCTGGTTTGGCGTatcgcgcagcgctggctccagcagcagtgctaaaatgcagcgcgcgcagcgCGCAAAAATGAAAACATGTGAATTTGACACAAACAAGTTGTGCAGCCGCCCACTTTTGACAATCCGAGTTGATTGTCGACCATCGGGACCGAAGTGATCTCTTGGAGCGGTCAATTCCACTCACGTTCTGAGCATCAAAGTATTCTTTCATTCGCCCCCaataagcatctctactttgatcacctccaatggatggatccctcgacacttgcaaccaagtattgcatagtaatttgtcatcgttgaacaatgcaaatataagctatctatatgatgatgcattgaaaaaataacaagaaaataaaatttggaatttttttcaccttgggggcatttcgtcgaacacgtggtgcgcgtcggccaccggctcaacgagtgagctcgccggcgcttcggTAGACGTCGCGCCGGTCCGCCGTCCTGCAagattcttcttcgtcttcgagcTCCCGGAACcgtccgccgccttcttcttgccGGATGTTTTTCCTTTCTTCGACCCCACTGCGGCGGCACGGGACGGGAcggcggcggcacgggacggcgccggcgcgacgccacccgtcggcgtggtcatccgcggcggcaagaagaggctgcgtgcgaggccgacggtcggcggagctccggcggtggcAGCGCCAACGCTCGCCGCGCTAGGGTTttcgacggcggcggcgcgggggggggggggggggggctcgcggcTGTATAGCTGGGTGAGCGGGTGCCGGtctgcgcgtccatggtggcaggGGCGCTGGCGCCGGCTCGCGCGgtgcgaaggaggaagaaagagagaaagttcGCGCGCGCGCTCGAGTCTGCCGCGCGCGAAAGTGTGCGCTTCAAATTACCAGCGCGGGATGAGGCTATGGACAGCGCGTCCAACTTGTTTTAGCGCGCGGTTTTTACGCGTCCGCTGGAGCATCCCGTCCCGTCGCACGCGCGCTAAAAAAGGATATTTTTGAGCGCGGCGCTTGTTTTACGATGCTCTTGAAGATGCCCTTAGGCACAACATCTCACATCCCAATCCTAGCATTCCACATGGTTCCCTTTGCTTCAAGTATTGACACGTCCCCCGCATGATGTAACCCGGCCGCAGGTTAGATGCCTAGGCTGAAGGTGGTCTGGCCGCCatcacgaggtggccgccgccggaAAAGGATGCCCCCGCCACATCACCACCTCGATGATGTCCTTGCACGTACGTTGCTCGCTGTTCCGCCCGGCCCTCAGTGTTTACCTTTCATCGGCAAGCACGACGACATCGCCGGCGCGGCTAAATTACCGACCCGAATTGGCCGTTTGCTCTTCTGCGGTAAAAGAAGACGGGCCATTGCTGGTAGTGCCTACCACTCCGTAAACAGAGAACTGCTCACCGCTCCTGACGAACGAACTGCCTGCAGATCCGTGGATTCTGGAGGGTTCGTTGCAGGGTTCCAGATCCGCATCCCCGTTCGCTCGCAGTACTCACGTCGGGTGTCGTGTCCAGTCCAGCGATGAACAATATACTACGTACGAGTCGGAGCTGCACGGAAACTCGGTCCTTGTGTAGCCCATGGCTTCCCACGTTCTGGTCTGCAGCGGCGGCGGTCGTCCGGCTATGGTCTTGATGGAATCAAGACCGGTGAGATCAGGTCACGGGTGCCCGCTGCAGACCACACCTGGACCGGACCACCGTCTGCAACAAACAACACGCACGCATGCGCCTGACTGCTCCCTCTGTCTCTTCCTCTCCACCAGCCACCCCTCAAGGCGGCGAGGCACATTGTCAAATTGCTGTGAACAACCTGacctggccgccgccgccccagatTTATAGCTTATACGCTCGCCGGAGCGCCGTCGACACTTACGAGAACACTTCGTCAAGTGCAGCAAGAGAAATGAATGAAAACGCCAGGTGCAAACATGAATTACTAGGAAAAGACGGTACTGAATTTGATGTTGCATTGCAGTCCAGGTTCTCCACAGGGGCAGGAGAGGAAACCACCATGTTCCATGTGTCACATGGCATCCTCAGTCACCGGCCACCACTCACAACCACAACCTCTGCCCACCCAGTTCGATCTTGTGTACACGGACGGACGGTTTAACCATGGTGGACATGTGCCAAATATATAACTATGGCACATCACTAGAGCTAGTATACGATAGGCTAATGGGCGCCGGCTatgcggcggcgacggcgtccccgccgccggagccgccgccaccgcctgacTGGTCCGACGGCGCCTCCCGGATGGATGTGATGGTGCAGTTCTGCTCCATGAGCTCGTCCTTCTCGATCTGATGCTCCCTGCACTCGTGGCTGCAGAATGCCACCTCGCCCCTGCAGGAGACACGGACAGACAGCAGAACTCAACCATCAGTCCATCTTGTCACAATGTCACAGACATCTTCAAAGAATAAATTTAAACCTTCTTTTATTGCAGTGAAGAAATCATGCATCTTTTTTATATTAACTTAACTCTACTCCTATGTGATTGATGACAGATTGCGACaattaaagaagtagatggttcaGAGTGACCAAGTTTTTGGTATGATAATCAAGCAACAACTCATATGATTGGCCGATTAATATTCTTTAATGCGTTGCTTAGGGGAGCACAGTATGTAGTCTTGACTCTTGACTAGTAAACTAAGTCTAAATGCATCCCGATAGTTTTATATTTCGGGACACGACAGTTCATACAAGATTCAGGGACCAGAATTAAAAGAGGAAACCAATTTATAAAGCTATGAGCACCCCATGCACCAACAGTGCATGTCTGATTAGTTAGCAAATACATACAGGGAGTACAGGTATTAATTAATATCCAAGAGCAAGCCAATAATGCATCGGCAACAAATAATATGCCGAGAGAAAAGGCTCGCATCGGCATATTCTGCGAAAAGTACAGGAGAGAATAAGATTCATACTTTGTACTACTAATTAAGAATTGATGGACTGCCTATACCAGCGCCGAATCAGCATTACCTTTCTAATGAACGAGGTTTGTCAAATTAGTGCCTGCCTAAATTAAGGATAGAAATTACTACTAGATTTTTCAGAAAAAGTAAGCGGCCGGATCATGAATAACCCCCTGCATAAACGAGGAGAGACACGAGACCGTCACGGAATTTCGCATCCAACCAAACATGTATGCAGAATCGTAGGCTGCCGGCAACATGATAAGAAGATTCGATCTAGGTGCAACCTTGACGTGGAAAAAACCGAACGAGCGGCGCGGAATTCGCATCGCAAAGCGACGTGAGAGACTGATCGGAGCCCGGCCAGATATCACCAGCAAGCCACCGAAACGGACAAAAAACGAAACGAAGGCCGGAGCACGAGAATTTCGCCGGACATTTCGTCGCAAGACGGAAAGAGAATGGGAAAAGCAGCGACGCCGGCGGTACCTGTAGATGTAGGTGTCCTCGCCGGGGCCGAGGGGCTTGGCGCAGAAGCCACAGGCCGACAGGAACGCCGCCGTGATCATCAGCCCGGCGAAGGCGTCCCTCCTGGGGGAGgggtagccgccgccgccgcccatccCCACAGCGCCGGCCGACACGGAGGAGGACGGGCCCGCGCGTGGATgcttgtcgtcgtcgccgccgctccCCTGGCGCACCTGCTTGGGCACCGACGGCATCGACGCCAGGCTGGTCGTCCGGCGCATCAGCATGCTCCTCTGCCGCTTGCCGAGCATCTCGCCGGGCCGGATGCGCGCCGAGCTCGCTGGCTCCCGCCGCTGTCAATCTCTGATTCGGTACGGTGGCCTTTCTGCCCCGAGATTTGGAGAGAGACTCACTGGATGGTGGGGGGAGGGGTTTTGGGGCGGAGGAGCGGGGCAGGGGCAtaaaaagaggaggaggggccGGGCGCGTGAGATCTGGGCCGTCCACTCCTCACTCGAGACACCTGGACGCTTGTCGATCTGGGGATTTTTGGTATGGAATTATGGCGATTAATAAGGCACTTGTTAGGGCCCCTAGCGCCGCCCACATATATCTGTGCGGTAAAACCATCCGGTTTTAGCTTTGGTGGAAGGAAAAATGGCTACTACAGTACACAGGAAAAACCATCCTATTGTATTTGGTGTTAGAGAGAGTGGTGAGCTATGTGAAaaacaatagatagaaaaaaaaacaaatccaTTATATTTCGTGTTAACATAACACCGAATCACATTATTATGATCTATGTTGCTTTTTAAAGTAATCAAGTTGTTTATCCTCATTAGTCTAATCTGTGGACTCTCCCACAAAAAAAATCTAATCTATAGACCACTGGCATGAGAGTTTGGCGGCGCACGTTTATGATGCGAGCTATGTGGGCTGCACACACCGTCTCTACGCGTGACAAGCCTATAAGGGAAACTGCAGCTGTGTTTCCGCAGTGTGCATCCGTAAATGAAGGCACGTCACATTTGGATGCACACACATCTTTTTTGAGAGCACTTTTAATAGAATGGTGTTATGTGGCTCGATAGGCTTGCGTCAACTTGTATCTCACTTTTTTGCCGGAGCACTTATGTGGCACGTCATACATCTAGCTTCGAGCTAGAGTAtgacttttgtttttgtttttatgcaTGTGTGATGGTACATGTCATGGCAACAAACAAGGATTACGTTACGCCACTTTGTTTTTCTAATTTTTTAGGTTTAACCCTATTATTCATAGACTAGGTGAGGTTCAAAAATCACCACGGCTGTATACCCCGTCCTAGTCCTACCTCCAATATGAAATATCAAAAGAATCCAACATAAGTTCACATTATTATGACCATGGTTGTTGTCATTTACTTGGGCCGTATTTTATTGCACTAATGTTTTTTATGTATTGGGTGGTAGAGTTTTGTAATTCTTAGATTAATGGCCTTTGGTGCCACATCATAATGTAAGACAAGTGGACAACACAAATTGTCTAGAGTTGGGAAACCACGGTCAAGTTTCGTCTATGTTGGCCCATAAACGAAGGCACATTACATTTCTTGTTTGGATTCACCCGTATGTTTTTCGATACCAATTTTAATGTGGAGTCACCGAGACAATATGGTtcagtagaaccgagaatgacaaCAGGCCTCACgaagaaatcggttggaccgagtttcccagatcggtgaaaccgagttgcattgAAAATGCATTGAAAATCAACTCTTTAACTGAAAATAGACACAAACTTTCACAGACCTTGAAAAAGAGAATATACAAAAACTGAAAGGAAACAAGAGAGAAcacaatttatttatttttatatgtttttgaagtatatacatacatatagatgcgaGTTGTATTGTTCCAAGAAGGCATGCAatgaaaaatgtgaaccatacaagaatattCATCTACATTCGGGGCGgtaactaggtcacctatattagagtatactgTCTTGAGGAGTCaaacaagaatgcttgatcataggtcatactcatcgttatgcgcaaaatggggttaccattttttgacTAAGCTTTTACTGTCTTCatgtcacttgagttgctttacctcatgaattgGTGCAAAGctatatcaaggatatgagtgcatgccttcgaatgatgttgatgacgtggcatgtaggtgaacttgtcgttgatgctcaaagttgatgaagatcatcttgagttgggagctatccttgtcgttttggttcacttttcacctataatggttagtcatgccaggaagaacataatatattcaaatgacaagagtgaagtACATCATCATATAACTGTCAAGGATAtatttttgttgtcttcttcctccatctccgaagaaaggattattgatacttggccatgacaagattgcttttgatgtgagtttatggcaatcttgtggagtgttattctttcaagtacctacaaaagggttagatgcaatacaagggagcatagttttccaagatataaaaaTAGTGTCATattaatagcatcatggaatggataatcaagctcatgcccttgcatgcatccgagtgaatctagctcaagtttgaagcatcaatgatgttcaactcactcctcaaattaaaaaaatactttatcatcaagtggtttggtaaagatatcaactaATTGTTGTAGGTAcaacatgcttaagatctatatctcgtttaccaacatgatcatgaatgaaatgatgtcgcacttaaatatgttttgttcgagaatgttgcacgggaTTATAGGCAGTTTTCATAACACTTTCgttgtcacacaataatggaacatttttaacatgaatgccataatcctcaagagcttgagtcatccatagtaattgcgcataACATGATCTGGCAGCAATATATTCCGCTTCGGCACTGGATAAGGatatcgagttttgtttcttggatgaccaagacacatgagattaccaagaaattgacatgtacctgaggtggattttctatgaaCCTTCTCTACGGTATAGTACGagttggaatagccaacaagattagaaGAAGATCCCTTgaaataccatatgccaaagtttggtgtatgtatcaggtatctcacgattcttttcacaaccaatagatgacactcttcttGTTCGAGGTGTTCTGTGTGGTGGTTCTGCTCGTAAAATCTTTTCCGACCCGCAGTTCGGCATCTTCCCTGTTGATCTACACCTCAGCGTTGTCAGAACATATACAACAGTTGCACGAGTTCCTCGGGAGATACGATCCTAGGCTCGGACATGTTAGCCAACCCAAGTATCAGAGGCTACTGGATATACATCTCGGTTGAACCATAGAGGACGTTCCCATCATTAAACTCTGTTGAAATCCTTCAAACTTTTTATAAACCGATGTAATCTATGACACATCGGATGCAACCCGGCGTTGGAGCTTGGATACAGGAGTACACCGCCACACGAGAAACACTTCAAACGTGAGGTGTGGCGTAAAAACAAGAAGGCATTGATAAAGGGCAGGAACTTTAAGGGGCTCCTCGGATACCCGACGTGTGAACTCCTCGGATACACCTCGACGATCCTCAATATCACTAATGAGAAGATTTGTTGGACCAGTTTTCAAAACCGACGTCCGAAGATGAAGAACTGTTCGAAAGAACCGAGGAGTGTCCCCAACTTGAAGACCGGATGAGGAGTCTACTCATGGTGTCATGGAGTAGGGCGTACTAACCACGTCGTCTCCCGACTAGTGTGTCGGGCCGAGGACCCCCATGGCGGTTCACTAATAGGCCACTTATGGCAGCCCATGACTTATATGAGGAAGATtacacaagacttggtgatcaagacaaggactcctctccatcgatgtagccgactaggactcttgttatcctaggcctctaGTGCATTATATAAGTCGAGGCCAGGCTTGTCAATAGATCATTATGACATCAACGCAATATCATCCACCTAGCCCTAAGTTAGAACACATctgacgatctcgaggtagatcaaccttGTACTTGATACTTCTCCATTGATATAAACAAGAGCATGACATAGGGTTTACCTCCATCAAAAGGGTCCAAACCTAGGTAAACATCGTCTCTATGTACCTATTACCATCCCTCTAAGATCCACAGCTCGGAACCCCCTACCCAGAAGTCTGTCGGTTTTCACACCGACAAGGAGACTGGTGGATGGATGTTATCACTAGTACGAGAAAGGctaccagtagcgctggttttacccttactagtagcgctggggCCATAGCTACTGCTAACGCGCTACAGCTAACCTGTTAGCAGTAGCGACCGATTGAAAGCGCTGCTGGTATCtacgttagcagtagcgttggaataAATAAAGCGCTAGTGCTAATCCACCGCTACTGTTAATattccagtgctactgctaatattcctgatTTTAATATTTAATTCGCATCATATTTTGTccccctacgtatttgtgcatgctctatacagtggtttcatcatatcataataaacatgcataatttgcatcacatcatacacataaagtatcatgtcatataattcatcatcatcttacgtactcatctaacaactaaTCATCatattaatcatataccaagttaaaatctcgtaaaacagaaaaacatcataatagtcatcatatgcatgcatcctaattgatcatgtcaagttaatataaaccagaataacttgtctctcataagacctagtcctcgctcctaggtataatgtcataaaacagaataacacctatgtctccatgatgaagcacagagatccagcggtctccaacttgtggcttgcgatccttctttatttctctccatgcttcaatttggagcctttttattttgatttgcggttactcgagtatggagcattgaactcagccctcagcggcttttaattttcatatgaccttctgggtgcatcgacagaggcactacatcatttggcagttgttgttgaagaacataataataacctagttagcaatgtaatcaacaccatttatgcaatagtagagcgtacttaattaggaaactcttaccaagatatttcggcgaatgccatccggcctcaacctatgcactagtggcatgtaaaatgtataattttggccaattcccaaattatacgggaagttatccctagaaaccaggacaccaacaagaaagtagagaagaacatccttctcctcccaagttagatgtgatccatacgtgtagtgtgtcgtgacaattaatttccgtaattcactcgaagaaacgaaataagctgtaaattataatttaagaaatttagtatatggatgaacaccaactatttttaaatatagaatgcaaattacttgacaaatatgattGAGGAacacacatggaggtaaaacaggaagcatatcggcaaccacccaaatgtcgatgttgcgtggcatattatcttcaagaCGAAGAtcaaaggttatttccataccctcctgaaatccatatgccttgcaaagatctttccAATTTGGGCACCCTATTTCTGTGTGAAAAAATGAATTAAATAttttgataacaaatgtgtgaccatataTAGTCCTgaggttagcgctcctcgtctctattctctcgtggtcttcgaaaccgaacctctccaacacatatcttcttgcatggcaagggaggaacatatctccattctcgtcaagcttcatgctgaagaacctatcgtctcgcaggtaaGGCGTGTCGCGCATACCCcgacagtcgccgcaatattcacacttccAATATTCATCGTCGGACATTTTCTCttttaatgtggtaatttaacttataatccATGAAACATATTtgtaaatgtgtaaacaacaaccgtgacatTATATCGAaataattgaacatctatatataaacagaagcatgaataataaaaagggacctatatttggtcggaatgttgattcattacccTTTCCGGCAATTCCTAGGCACtctatatgtcctagtttctagcactagtcatgtcaaaattcatggaaattttgggcatgacctttgctaaaaagtgaacatatggagcgcctgaaatttgccgaaacggaaatgaatcaacattccggcaaaacataggccactcggacattccggcaaaacttagcacaacttagaaagcaaaagtgagaaactcactactgttttatgcattaacaccaacaaaaggatgatatttttagtcttcattaattgattaattaactaattagttaATTAGTTGGTTAGTTAGCTCATTCATCATCTTTGTGTGACTCTTTCTATCCTTTGGATGAATAGTGTCCAACATGTCATGCAAGTGctgtaggttggtgaaatatgtatgtgcccCTTTTTTCcagagtttaaataagttgtttgaaaccattgATTGTCTAACtcaaacctaatgtgcctacttacatgaaatttacaaacatgAATGATTTATTTCACATTCTTTACATATTATTCAAGTGTGAACTAtaggattttttttccttctttctagttagcccatcaaaagatcttcaacaaacatatcttgattttcttattaacatgtATCTCAAGATGACATCTTGAACCATAAACACCGCTGGAACTATAGCTCCTACTCATTAGCCCATCATTCCAGGTTCATGTGGTTCGTGCTCATTTTATTTTACTAGTgtaacataaaaaattcattagtGTAACCATCAAAATTGTCTGAAACACCACTATCAtaaacatcaaaaaatcattaGTATAACCAAAAACACCACTGGAACCGTAAACACCATTTGAACTTTAGTGTAACATAAAAAAAATCATCAGCTCCAACCATGGAATTAAAACTATCCATCTCACCAAACTGATGGCCC
This genomic stretch from Hordeum vulgare subsp. vulgare chromosome 6H, MorexV3_pseudomolecules_assembly, whole genome shotgun sequence harbors:
- the LOC123402437 gene encoding FCS-Like Zinc finger 7-like translates to MLGKRQRSMLMRRTTSLASMPSVPKQVRQGSGGDDDKHPRAGPSSSVSAGAVGMGGGGGYPSPRRDAFAGLMITAAFLSACGFCAKPLGPGEDTYIYRGEVAFCSHECREHQIEKDELMEQNCTITSIREAPSDQSGGGGGSGGGDAVAAA